One window of Marinobacterium aestuarii genomic DNA carries:
- the neuC gene encoding UDP-N-acetylglucosamine 2-epimerase, protein MKRKVCVVVASRANYGRIKYVMRAVQEHPELELQLIVGASTLLERYGRAVDIIRQEGFEPDRSIFYVVEGETPLTQAKSTGLGIVELSTAFQDLKPDMVVTVADRYETMATAIAASYMNIPLVHVQGGEVSGNIDDRVRHAITKLADIHFPCTEQSRERLIRMGEDEDRVFNYGCPAMDVIANEDTAINNDVMAGYGGVGSAIDWSKPYMLMVQHPVTTSFGDGMHQVMETLHALCEFPDHQKVVLWPNSDAGSEDVAKGIRSFRERGESAGFHFYRNFSPEDYVRVLANASVCIGNSSSFIREGSFLGVPAVVVGDRQRNREHGPNVTFADYTQASVQAAITRQLQARAYEHDDLFGHGDAGKKIAGMLAQIELNFEKGNSY, encoded by the coding sequence ATGAAACGTAAAGTCTGTGTCGTTGTTGCCAGCCGCGCCAACTATGGCCGCATAAAATACGTCATGAGGGCGGTTCAGGAACACCCTGAGCTGGAACTGCAGCTTATCGTCGGCGCCTCCACACTGCTGGAACGCTACGGACGGGCTGTCGATATCATTCGCCAGGAGGGTTTCGAGCCGGATCGCAGCATTTTTTATGTCGTTGAAGGCGAAACGCCCCTGACCCAGGCGAAATCCACCGGTCTGGGCATTGTCGAACTTTCCACTGCCTTCCAGGACCTGAAGCCCGATATGGTGGTCACCGTAGCGGACCGCTACGAGACCATGGCCACCGCCATTGCCGCCAGCTACATGAACATTCCACTGGTGCATGTCCAGGGTGGTGAAGTCAGCGGCAACATTGATGACCGCGTGCGTCATGCCATCACCAAGCTGGCCGATATCCACTTCCCCTGCACCGAGCAATCGCGCGAGCGCCTGATTCGCATGGGTGAAGACGAGGACCGTGTCTTCAACTATGGCTGCCCGGCCATGGATGTTATCGCCAATGAAGACACCGCCATCAATAACGACGTCATGGCAGGGTACGGTGGCGTGGGCAGCGCCATCGACTGGAGCAAGCCCTATATGCTGATGGTGCAGCACCCGGTTACCACCAGTTTTGGTGATGGCATGCATCAGGTCATGGAGACGCTGCACGCCCTGTGCGAATTCCCGGATCACCAGAAGGTTGTACTCTGGCCAAACTCGGACGCCGGCAGTGAAGACGTCGCCAAGGGCATCCGAAGCTTTCGCGAGCGGGGCGAATCCGCCGGCTTCCACTTTTACCGCAACTTCTCCCCGGAAGACTACGTACGGGTACTGGCGAACGCCAGCGTGTGTATCGGCAACTCGTCGTCCTTTATCCGCGAAGGCAGCTTCCTGGGCGTACCCGCCGTGGTGGTGGGAGATCGACAGCGCAACCGCGAACATGGCCCCAATGTCACCTTTGCCGACTACACCCAGGCGTCAGTTCAGGCCGCGATTACGCGACAGCTGCAGGCCCGGGCCTACGAGCATGACGACCTCTTCGGTCACGGGGACGCCGGCAAGAAAATTGCCGGTATGCTGGCGCAGATTGAGCTGAACTTCGAAAAAGGCAACAGCTACTGA
- a CDS encoding N-acetylneuraminate synthase family protein: MKQPTFVIAEIGQAHDGSLGILHSYIDAVAQTGVDAIKFQTHIAAAESSIHEPFRVKFSYVDKTRYDYWQRMSFDAAQWAEIKAHCDSVGLEFMSSPFSNAAVDLLEDIGIARYKVGSGEVSNFLLLERLSQTGKPVILSSGMSSFNELDAAVSFLQARDIQVSVMQCTTSYPTPAERLGLNIIGELKQRYGLPTGLSDHSGTPHPAIAAAALGAELVEVHAIFDKRMFGPDSRSSLSLDQLSQMVEGIRMIDTSLANPIDKDDLTPYRELKGIFEKSLAVNKDLPAGHRLSFGDLEAKKPAGQGIAARDWQQVIGQPLKQPLSQWAFLNSKDLDNA; the protein is encoded by the coding sequence ATGAAACAACCCACTTTTGTCATTGCCGAAATAGGCCAGGCCCATGACGGCAGCCTGGGCATTCTGCACTCCTATATTGATGCTGTTGCCCAGACGGGTGTCGATGCCATCAAGTTTCAAACCCATATAGCTGCCGCAGAAAGCAGTATCCACGAGCCGTTCCGGGTGAAATTTTCCTATGTCGACAAGACCCGGTACGACTACTGGCAGCGGATGTCCTTCGATGCCGCCCAGTGGGCCGAGATCAAGGCACACTGTGATTCCGTCGGTCTCGAGTTCATGAGTTCGCCCTTCTCCAATGCCGCGGTGGACCTACTGGAAGACATCGGCATCGCGCGCTACAAGGTGGGCTCCGGAGAGGTCAGCAATTTCCTCCTGCTGGAACGCCTCAGCCAGACCGGCAAGCCGGTCATACTGTCCTCGGGCATGAGCAGCTTTAACGAGCTCGACGCCGCCGTCAGCTTCCTGCAGGCGCGCGACATTCAGGTGTCCGTCATGCAGTGCACCACCAGTTACCCGACGCCGGCCGAACGCCTGGGCCTCAATATCATCGGCGAACTGAAACAGCGCTACGGACTGCCCACAGGCCTGTCGGATCACTCGGGCACTCCCCACCCGGCGATCGCCGCTGCAGCACTGGGCGCCGAGCTGGTGGAAGTCCACGCCATTTTCGACAAGCGCATGTTCGGCCCCGACAGCCGTTCATCCCTCAGCCTTGACCAGCTCAGCCAGATGGTGGAGGGTATTCGCATGATCGACACCAGCCTGGCCAACCCCATCGACAAGGATGACCTGACGCCCTACCGGGAACTGAAAGGCATCTTCGAAAAGTCGCTAGCGGTTAACAAGGATTTACCCGCAGGCCACCGCCTCAGCTTTGGGGACCTGGAAGCCAAAAAACCGGCTGGACAGGGCATCGCCGCCCGCGACTGGCAGCAGGTGATCGGGCAGCCCTTGAAACAGCCGTTGTCACAGTGGGCATTCCTCAATTCAAAAGATTTGGATAACGCATGA
- the lpxL gene encoding LpxL/LpxP family Kdo(2)-lipid IV(A) lauroyl/palmitoleoyl acyltransferase, whose amino-acid sequence MARKDSPQPPFWHPRFWLTWLGMGLLWLLNRLPYAGQLALGRTFGKILYRVARGRRHVVEVNVRLCFPELSAAEQRRLTREIFLNNGIGVFETAMAWWSPKQWFRDRIIFKGHEHLDAALARGNGVILLGAHFSTLDLGGLLFAEHYPVDAMYRRHNNPLMEKIITRGRGRYFGQAIERSDIRSVIRALRKNHIIWYAPDQDFGIKQSVYAPFFGVPAATITATTRLVKLNDSPILMLAQHRLPDGRYELEVLPVIEPFPSGNEEADAARINTELERAIRKDPAQYMWVHKRFKTHPKGKNFLYRPGAEAVDVQPNDSP is encoded by the coding sequence ATGGCGCGCAAAGACTCACCACAGCCCCCCTTCTGGCACCCGCGTTTCTGGCTGACCTGGCTCGGCATGGGGCTACTGTGGCTGCTCAATCGACTGCCCTATGCAGGCCAGCTGGCCCTGGGCCGTACATTCGGGAAAATTCTCTACCGTGTCGCCCGTGGCCGCCGTCATGTGGTCGAGGTCAATGTACGACTGTGCTTCCCTGAGCTGAGCGCGGCAGAACAGCGCCGGCTAACCCGGGAAATATTTCTCAACAATGGCATTGGCGTCTTTGAAACGGCGATGGCCTGGTGGTCACCCAAACAGTGGTTCCGCGACCGCATCATCTTCAAAGGTCACGAACACCTGGACGCCGCCCTTGCAAGGGGCAATGGCGTGATACTGCTGGGCGCCCACTTTTCGACGCTGGATCTGGGCGGCCTGCTGTTCGCCGAGCATTACCCGGTGGATGCCATGTACCGGCGCCATAACAACCCCCTGATGGAAAAGATCATCACCCGCGGCCGCGGCCGCTATTTCGGCCAGGCCATAGAGCGCTCGGATATTCGTTCGGTGATCCGCGCCCTCAGAAAGAACCATATTATCTGGTACGCCCCCGACCAGGATTTCGGCATCAAACAATCCGTCTATGCACCCTTCTTCGGTGTACCGGCGGCCACCATCACCGCCACCACCCGCCTGGTGAAACTCAACGACTCCCCCATCCTGATGCTGGCTCAGCACCGTCTGCCCGATGGCCGCTACGAACTCGAAGTACTGCCGGTCATTGAGCCCTTCCCCAGCGGCAACGAGGAAGCCGACGCCGCACGCATCAATACAGAGCTTGAGCGCGCCATCCGCAAGGACCCTGCCCAGTACATGTGGGTGCACAAGCGTTTCAAAACGCATCCCAAGGGCAAGAATTTTTTATACCGCCCCGGCGCAGAGGCTGTAGATGTGCAGCCGAACGACTCCCCATGA
- the msbA gene encoding lipid A export permease/ATP-binding protein MsbA — MSKQQAPTTELSSWKIYQRLLVYVKPYWFAFVVSFMAFGAYGASQALSAKWLEHVVNAVEKGALEQRGVLALAVLGIFALRGAGTFVGNYSISHVARQVVHGLRTDLFDCMLALPSSYYQHSTSGELLAKLTYNVEQVTGAVTDAIKTLLREGLTVIGLFGYLFYLNWKLTLIFIAASPFIAVVVSIASKRMRKLSRRLQQSVGDITSSASETIKGYQIVRIFGGTEFERNRFNDASDRNRRQFMKMVVTQSLNTPAVQFLIALALAGLLYTAMHPDVMGGMSTGQFVAFLTAAGLITKPLRQLTDISTQVQKGIAAAESVFSIMDETPERDDGVHRVERARGELIFNKVGFRYGVDAAPVLHDLDLHIAPGQTVALVGRSGGGKSTLASLLPRFGDGWTGQILLDGTPLEQYLLSNLRQQIALVNQQVVLFNGTIAQNIAYGAMAGCSEAQIEAAAEAAHVMEFARRLPKGLHTEVGESGLLLSGGQRQRIAIARAILKDAPILILDEATSALDTESERHIQDALDQVIKGRTTLVIAHRLSTVEKADLILVLDQGRIVEQGSHAQLIERDGAYAQLHRMQFAES, encoded by the coding sequence ATGAGTAAGCAACAGGCACCCACAACCGAATTGAGCAGCTGGAAAATTTACCAGCGGCTGCTGGTCTACGTAAAACCCTACTGGTTTGCGTTTGTCGTGAGTTTTATGGCTTTTGGCGCTTACGGTGCATCCCAGGCGCTGTCGGCCAAGTGGCTGGAGCATGTGGTCAACGCGGTGGAAAAGGGCGCCCTGGAGCAGCGCGGTGTGCTGGCGCTGGCGGTGCTGGGCATCTTTGCCCTGCGTGGCGCGGGTACCTTTGTCGGCAACTACAGCATCAGCCATGTGGCGCGCCAGGTGGTGCACGGTCTGCGCACGGATCTGTTCGACTGTATGCTGGCATTGCCCAGCAGTTACTATCAGCACAGTACAAGTGGAGAGTTGCTGGCCAAGCTGACCTATAACGTCGAGCAGGTCACGGGTGCCGTTACCGATGCCATCAAGACCCTGCTGCGCGAAGGCCTGACGGTCATTGGACTCTTCGGTTACCTGTTCTACCTGAACTGGAAGCTGACGCTGATCTTTATCGCCGCATCACCCTTTATCGCCGTGGTGGTCAGTATTGCGTCCAAGCGCATGCGCAAGCTGAGCCGGCGACTGCAGCAGTCGGTGGGGGACATTACCAGCTCGGCGTCTGAAACCATCAAGGGCTACCAGATTGTGCGCATCTTCGGGGGCACCGAGTTTGAGCGCAATCGTTTTAATGACGCCAGCGATCGCAACCGGCGCCAGTTCATGAAAATGGTGGTCACCCAGTCGCTCAATACGCCGGCGGTGCAGTTCCTGATTGCCCTGGCGCTGGCGGGGCTGCTGTATACGGCAATGCACCCGGACGTCATGGGGGGCATGAGTACCGGCCAGTTTGTAGCCTTCCTGACGGCGGCGGGGCTGATTACCAAACCGTTGCGCCAGTTGACCGATATTAGCACGCAGGTACAAAAAGGCATTGCTGCGGCCGAATCGGTATTCTCGATCATGGACGAAACGCCCGAACGGGACGATGGTGTGCATCGGGTGGAGCGCGCACGCGGTGAGCTGATTTTTAACAAGGTGGGTTTTCGCTATGGCGTGGATGCCGCCCCCGTGCTGCATGACCTGGATCTGCATATAGCGCCGGGCCAGACGGTGGCCCTGGTTGGGCGTTCCGGCGGTGGCAAGTCGACCCTGGCGTCCTTGCTGCCGCGTTTTGGCGATGGCTGGACAGGGCAGATACTGCTGGATGGCACACCGCTGGAGCAGTATCTGCTGAGTAATCTGCGCCAACAGATCGCCCTGGTCAATCAGCAGGTTGTGCTGTTCAACGGCACCATCGCCCAGAACATTGCCTACGGTGCCATGGCCGGTTGCAGCGAGGCGCAGATCGAGGCGGCAGCTGAGGCCGCCCACGTGATGGAATTTGCCCGCCGTTTGCCGAAAGGGCTGCACACTGAAGTGGGCGAGAGTGGTTTGCTGCTTTCCGGCGGTCAGCGCCAGCGCATCGCCATCGCCCGGGCGATTTTGAAGGACGCGCCCATACTGATTCTGGACGAAGCCACCTCGGCACTGGATACGGAGTCCGAGCGGCATATTCAGGATGCGCTGGATCAGGTGATCAAGGGACGCACGACCCTGGTCATTGCCCACCGGCTTTCCACCGTCGAGAAGGCTGACCTTATTCTGGTGCTGGACCAGGGGCGTATCGTTGAACAGGGTTCCCATGCGCAATTGATCGAGCGCGATGGCGCCTATGCCCAGCTGCATCGCATGCAGTTTGCGGAAAGCTGA
- the waaA gene encoding lipid IV(A) 3-deoxy-D-manno-octulosonic acid transferase, translating into MARLLYTALLYLALPIILLRLWWRGRRAPAYRSRWCERLGFVTPCDSRPLWIHAVSVGETVAIAPLVELLLARRPDLPLLLTTTTPTGSERVRALFGDRVQHAYCPWDLPDALARFLRRTRPRGCLIVETELWPNLVHGCHAAAVPVLLANARLSARSAKGYKRFAALTRPMLQCLSQVVAQHRDDGARFVELGLSAAQLTVSGSIKFDIETQPHWLEAGARLRQQWGERPLLVAGSTHEGEDAALLRVLEQLRTEFPALLLVLVPRHPERFEPVYQLCLEAGWSVARHSVAGHGESAPQVGAVDVYLGDTMGELMGLYAAADITFVGGSLVPRGGHNPLEPAALGKPVLMGQQVFNFQAICDALESAGGLTRVVDEAALTQALRELLADPLQRQQQGAAAQAFVAQNRGALERLYQQVEKTLLRP; encoded by the coding sequence ATGGCGCGTCTGCTCTATACCGCACTGCTGTACCTGGCTCTGCCCATCATCCTGCTGCGGCTGTGGTGGCGTGGGCGCCGAGCCCCGGCTTATCGCAGTCGCTGGTGCGAGCGGCTGGGCTTTGTGACTCCCTGTGACAGTCGACCCTTGTGGATTCATGCCGTGTCCGTGGGCGAAACCGTGGCCATTGCACCGCTGGTGGAACTGTTACTGGCGCGCAGGCCCGATCTGCCCTTGTTGCTGACGACCACGACACCGACGGGTTCCGAGCGCGTTCGCGCCCTGTTTGGTGATCGGGTGCAACATGCCTATTGCCCCTGGGACCTGCCCGATGCGCTTGCCCGTTTTCTGCGGCGCACCCGGCCGCGCGGCTGCCTTATCGTCGAAACCGAACTCTGGCCCAACCTGGTCCACGGCTGTCATGCTGCCGCTGTACCGGTACTGCTGGCCAATGCCCGGCTGTCGGCGCGCTCGGCCAAAGGCTATAAGCGCTTCGCGGCGCTCACGCGGCCGATGCTGCAGTGCCTGAGCCAGGTCGTGGCGCAGCACAGGGATGACGGCGCGCGCTTTGTCGAGCTCGGCCTGTCGGCAGCGCAACTGACGGTCAGTGGCAGCATCAAGTTTGATATCGAAACCCAGCCGCACTGGCTTGAAGCCGGTGCCCGCCTGCGGCAACAGTGGGGCGAACGCCCGCTGCTGGTGGCCGGCAGCACCCACGAGGGGGAGGATGCCGCGCTCTTGCGCGTGCTGGAGCAGTTGCGTACAGAGTTTCCGGCGCTGTTACTGGTGCTGGTGCCGCGTCATCCGGAGCGTTTTGAGCCCGTCTACCAACTTTGTCTGGAAGCCGGCTGGTCGGTTGCACGACATTCGGTTGCAGGGCATGGCGAGTCGGCGCCGCAGGTGGGTGCAGTCGATGTGTACCTCGGCGATACCATGGGTGAACTGATGGGATTGTATGCCGCGGCAGATATTACTTTTGTCGGTGGCAGTCTGGTGCCCCGGGGCGGGCACAACCCGCTGGAGCCCGCAGCCCTGGGCAAGCCTGTACTGATGGGGCAGCAGGTGTTCAACTTTCAGGCGATTTGCGATGCGCTGGAGAGCGCCGGCGGGCTGACCCGGGTGGTCGATGAAGCGGCACTGACCCAGGCGCTGCGAGAATTGCTGGCGGATCCTCTGCAGCGCCAGCAGCAGGGCGCTGCGGCCCAGGCCTTTGTGGCGCAAAACCGCGGGGCGCTGGAACGCCTGTACCAGCAGGTCGAGAAGACTCTGCTGAGGCCCTAG
- the cyaY gene encoding iron donor protein CyaY gives MTESEFNDRVDETLITLEDLLEDVDSDLDVESHGGMLTIVCENGSQVIFTRQPPVLQLWVAARNGGFHFDFDTSLQRWIRDTDKAPLADVLNEIFRLQADEDLAFPF, from the coding sequence ATGACCGAATCAGAATTCAACGACCGCGTCGATGAAACCCTCATCACCCTCGAAGACCTGCTGGAGGATGTCGACAGCGACCTGGACGTCGAAAGCCATGGCGGCATGCTCACCATCGTCTGCGAAAATGGCAGCCAGGTGATCTTTACCCGCCAGCCGCCGGTCTTGCAGCTCTGGGTTGCAGCACGCAATGGCGGCTTTCATTTTGACTTTGATACATCGCTGCAACGCTGGATACGCGATACCGACAAGGCACCACTGGCCGATGTGCTGAACGAGATTTTCCGCCTGCAGGCGGATGAGGATCTGGCGTTTCCGTTCTGA
- the lptM gene encoding LPS translocon maturation chaperone LptM codes for MKRWNWILFVTFALLAGCGNKGALYMPDQVDPAAPASQTSAQPPAPAQN; via the coding sequence GTGAAACGCTGGAACTGGATACTCTTCGTAACCTTCGCGCTGCTCGCTGGCTGTGGCAACAAGGGCGCGCTCTATATGCCGGATCAGGTTGATCCCGCTGCACCCGCCTCGCAGACATCGGCCCAGCCGCCGGCTCCCGCACAGAACTGA
- the lysA gene encoding diaminopimelate decarboxylase, whose protein sequence is MDNFEYRDGRLHCEDMNLERIAEEYGTPLYVYSRDALERAYLDYAQALEGRDALVCFAVKANSNIAVLNVLARLGAGFDVVSLGEIERVVRAGGDPAKVVFSGVGKQAHEIRRALELGIHCFNIESEAELERVSEVATASGMTAKVSFRVNPDVDAGTHPYISTGLKENKFGIAIERARGVYSRAAELPSIEIVGMDCHIGSQLTELRPFLDALDRLLVLVDELADDGIQIKHLDLGGGLGVCYTDEQPPSAAAYIGAVLEKLGDRPLSLIFEPGRSIAANAGVMLTRVEFLKSNGDKNFAIIDGAMNDLIRPALYSAYQEIVPLSLREDGESKIYDLVGPVCETGDFLGKDRELNLQPGDLLAVCSAGAYGFVMSSNYNTRPRPAEVMVSDNQAHLVRKRESIGDLLHGEQLLPKDHY, encoded by the coding sequence ATGGATAACTTTGAGTACCGCGATGGGCGCCTGCACTGCGAGGACATGAACCTCGAGCGTATCGCTGAAGAATACGGCACACCGCTGTATGTTTATTCCCGTGATGCGCTGGAGCGGGCCTACCTGGATTATGCCCAGGCGCTGGAAGGCCGTGATGCGCTGGTGTGCTTTGCGGTAAAGGCCAACAGCAATATCGCGGTGCTGAACGTGCTGGCGCGCCTGGGGGCCGGCTTTGATGTAGTGTCGCTGGGCGAGATCGAGCGTGTGGTCCGGGCCGGTGGCGACCCCGCCAAGGTGGTTTTCTCCGGCGTGGGCAAGCAGGCGCATGAAATTCGCCGCGCACTGGAGCTGGGGATTCACTGCTTCAACATCGAGTCGGAAGCCGAGCTTGAGCGCGTCAGCGAAGTTGCCACAGCGTCGGGCATGACGGCGAAAGTGTCCTTTCGCGTCAATCCGGACGTGGACGCCGGCACCCACCCTTATATTTCCACCGGTCTTAAAGAGAACAAGTTTGGCATCGCCATCGAGCGTGCCCGCGGCGTTTATAGCCGGGCGGCGGAACTGCCCAGTATCGAAATCGTCGGCATGGACTGCCATATCGGCAGTCAGCTGACCGAGCTGCGTCCCTTCCTCGATGCGCTGGATCGTTTGCTGGTACTGGTGGACGAGCTGGCCGACGATGGCATCCAGATCAAACATCTGGATCTGGGCGGTGGTCTGGGCGTGTGCTACACCGACGAACAGCCACCGTCTGCCGCCGCCTACATTGGCGCCGTGCTTGAAAAACTGGGCGATCGTCCGCTGAGCCTGATCTTTGAGCCGGGCCGCTCCATCGCCGCCAATGCCGGGGTCATGCTGACGCGGGTCGAGTTCCTCAAAAGCAACGGTGACAAGAACTTTGCCATTATCGATGGCGCCATGAACGATCTGATCCGTCCGGCGCTGTACAGTGCCTATCAGGAAATCGTGCCGCTGAGCCTGCGTGAAGACGGCGAAAGCAAAATCTACGATCTGGTGGGTCCTGTGTGCGAAACCGGTGACTTTCTCGGCAAGGACCGCGAGCTCAATCTGCAGCCCGGCGACCTGCTGGCGGTGTGCTCGGCCGGCGCCTATGGCTTTGTCATGAGCTCGAATTACAACACCAGGCCGCGTCCGGCCGAAGTCATGGTCAGCGATAATCAGGCGCATCTGGTGCGCAAGCGCGAAAGTATCGGTGACCTGCTGCACGGTGAGCAGTTGCTGCCCAAAGATCATTACTGA
- the dapF gene encoding diaminopimelate epimerase, with protein MLVRFTKMHGLGNDFMVVDLVTQRAKITPALVSRLADRNFGVGFDQMLLVEPPTDPKMDFRYRIYNADGSEVEHCGNGARCFAKFVRDKRLTIKPVICVETAKGKAILRVLEDRQVEVDMGAPELVPAEIPFVADGIEITYPIEVADQWLDISAVSMGNPHGVLLVDDVSTAAVETLGPLLERHERFPARANIGFMQVLSTSEIRLRVYERGAGETRACGTGACAAVVAGRRRGLLGDDVRVHLPGGELQIRWAGEGSSVLMTGPATTVYEGQIFI; from the coding sequence ATGTTGGTACGTTTTACCAAGATGCACGGCCTGGGCAACGACTTCATGGTGGTCGATCTTGTCACGCAGCGTGCCAAGATCACCCCCGCGCTGGTGAGCCGTCTGGCGGACCGCAATTTTGGCGTCGGCTTTGACCAGATGTTGCTGGTGGAACCGCCGACGGATCCGAAGATGGACTTTCGCTACCGTATTTATAATGCCGACGGCTCTGAAGTGGAGCACTGCGGCAACGGTGCGCGCTGCTTCGCCAAGTTTGTGCGTGACAAGCGTCTGACCATCAAGCCGGTGATCTGCGTTGAAACGGCCAAGGGCAAGGCGATACTGCGGGTGCTGGAAGACCGCCAGGTGGAAGTGGATATGGGCGCGCCTGAGTTGGTGCCGGCCGAGATCCCCTTTGTGGCGGATGGCATTGAGATCACCTATCCCATTGAAGTGGCTGATCAGTGGCTGGATATCAGCGCGGTCTCCATGGGCAACCCCCACGGCGTGCTGCTGGTGGATGATGTCAGCACCGCTGCGGTGGAAACCCTGGGGCCGCTGCTGGAGCGGCACGAGCGCTTCCCGGCACGGGCCAATATCGGTTTTATGCAGGTTCTGTCCACGAGCGAAATTCGGCTGCGGGTGTATGAACGTGGTGCCGGCGAAACCCGAGCCTGCGGTACCGGTGCCTGTGCGGCCGTTGTGGCCGGGCGTCGCCGCGGCCTGCTGGGTGATGATGTGCGCGTGCATCTGCCAGGCGGTGAGTTGCAGATTCGCTGGGCGGGCGAGGGTTCATCCGTATTGATGACCGGCCCTGCGACAACCGTTTACGAAGGGCAGATTTTCATATGA
- a CDS encoding DUF484 family protein, with translation MSDQAKQQPGELDEQQVAEYLAQNPDYFSRHSGLLEKLYVPHETGTAVSLVARQTGVLREKNQQLRTHLSDLIDVARHNDVQFEKTKRMVLALLGCETLDDVAIAIDESLCRDFQGDITTLMLLGDGEESGAARWLNEADAQTLEPLLGTNLPSCGRLPEPQHLFVFQEQAFRIQSAAVVPLVQGETLGLLAIGSYDPHYFQSSQGTLFLCYVGEVLSRVLSRILSRG, from the coding sequence ATGAGCGATCAGGCCAAACAGCAGCCGGGCGAGCTGGACGAGCAGCAGGTGGCGGAGTATCTGGCGCAGAACCCGGATTACTTTTCCCGTCACTCAGGCTTGCTGGAAAAGCTCTACGTGCCCCACGAAACCGGTACCGCCGTGTCGCTGGTGGCGCGCCAGACCGGTGTGCTGCGTGAAAAGAACCAGCAATTGCGCACCCATCTGTCCGATCTGATCGACGTGGCGCGTCACAACGATGTGCAATTCGAGAAGACCAAGCGCATGGTGCTGGCGCTGCTGGGCTGTGAAACCCTGGATGATGTCGCCATCGCCATTGACGAAAGCCTGTGCCGCGATTTTCAGGGCGATATCACAACCCTGATGCTGCTCGGTGACGGCGAAGAAAGTGGTGCCGCGCGCTGGCTGAATGAAGCCGATGCCCAGACGCTGGAGCCCTTGCTGGGAACCAACCTGCCCAGCTGCGGGCGCCTGCCGGAGCCGCAGCATCTGTTTGTGTTTCAGGAGCAGGCGTTCCGGATTCAGTCGGCGGCGGTGGTTCCGCTGGTGCAGGGCGAAACCCTGGGCCTGCTGGCGATTGGCAGCTACGATCCGCATTACTTTCAGAGCAGCCAGGGCACCCTGTTCCTGTGCTATGTCGGCGAAGTGCTGAGCCGGGTACTGTCCCGCATCCTGAGCCGGGGCTGA
- the xerC gene encoding tyrosine recombinase XerC, producing the protein MSPDPDVLDAFVRYLRTERQYSGHTLANYRRDIERLLRYAVANSLSDWNSIRPRDLRAFIAETHREGLAGKSIQRLLSAIRSFYRFLNREGLSQQNPALGISAPRSPRRLPKTLDTDQAAHLMQIPVTDAVSARDCAMMELIYSSGLRLAELVSLDLGDIDFRDASLVVTGKGRKTRMLPVGSKALAALDVWLGLRGSLLRGEQPALFISKRGNRISTRAVQQRLEHWGLHQATDGKVHPHRLRHSFASHLLESSGDLRAVQELLGHADIATTQIYTHLDFQHLADVYDRAHPRARKKDD; encoded by the coding sequence ATGTCGCCCGATCCGGATGTGCTGGATGCCTTTGTGCGCTATCTGCGTACCGAGCGCCAGTACTCCGGGCACACGCTGGCCAACTACAGGCGCGATATCGAACGTCTGCTGCGCTATGCCGTGGCGAACAGCCTGAGTGACTGGAACAGCATCAGGCCGCGGGATCTGCGTGCCTTTATCGCCGAAACACACCGCGAGGGGCTGGCCGGCAAAAGCATTCAGCGGCTGCTGTCGGCCATCCGCTCCTTCTATCGCTTTCTTAATCGCGAAGGCCTGAGCCAGCAGAACCCCGCATTGGGTATCAGTGCACCCCGCTCACCCCGGCGCTTGCCCAAAACACTGGATACCGATCAGGCGGCCCATCTGATGCAGATTCCGGTGACCGATGCGGTCTCTGCCCGCGATTGTGCCATGATGGAACTTATCTATTCGTCCGGTCTGCGCCTGGCGGAACTCGTCAGTCTGGATCTGGGGGATATCGATTTTCGCGATGCCAGCCTGGTCGTGACCGGGAAGGGACGCAAGACCCGCATGTTGCCGGTCGGCAGCAAGGCCCTGGCGGCGCTGGACGTCTGGCTGGGGCTGCGCGGCAGTCTGTTGCGCGGCGAGCAGCCGGCGCTCTTTATCAGCAAGCGCGGCAACCGTATCAGCACCCGCGCCGTGCAGCAGCGGCTCGAACACTGGGGGCTGCACCAGGCCACCGATGGCAAGGTGCACCCGCACCGGCTGCGCCACAGCTTTGCCAGTCACCTGCTGGAGTCCAGCGGTGATCTGCGCGCGGTACAGGAGCTGCTGGGGCACGCCGATATCGCCACGACCCAGATCTATACGCATCTGGATTTTCAGCATCTGGCCGATGTTTATGACAGGGCCCATCCAAGAGCGCGCAAAAAAGATGATTAA